In the genome of Planctomyces sp. SH-PL62, the window TTCAACGTCTTCGCCACCAGCTCCGGCGCGTACGCCTTCGAGAACGGGGCGAACCGGCTCAGGAAGAGGATCTTCTCGGGGGTGCAGCCGACCCGAACGAGGTGGTAGAGGAAGAAGTCGTGCAGCTCGTAGGGGCCCAGGGCGTCTTCGGTGGACTGCAAGATCTCCCCGCGCCGGGAAGGGGGGAGCAGCTCGGGGGAGATGGTCGTCTCGGCGATCGAGGTCAGGGTGTCCCGGGCGGGTCCCTCGGGGAACTCGTGCTGGGCGACGTACATGACCAGGAACCGCACGAGGGTCTTGGGGATCGAGCAGTTGGGGTTGTACATGCTCATGTGATCGGCGTTGTACGTCGACCAGCCCAGCGCCATCTCCGAGAGGTCGCCGGTCCCCACGACGAACCCGCGCGACATCAGGAGGAACGTCCGCAGCCGCGCCTGGACGTTCTCGAAGACCAGGTCCTTCCGCCGGTCCTCGGGGACGTCGTGCAGGGCCTCGCGGAAGGCGGCCACGTCCAGGCCCCGGACGTCGATCCCGAACGGCGAGTGGCCCAGGTCCTGGAAGGTCCGCAGGGCCAGCGGGGCGATGTCGATGGCCTCGGACGAGACCCCCAGGTGCTCCATCAGGTCGACCGCGTTGGTCCGCGTCCGGCTGGTGGTGCCGAAGCCGGGCATCGTCAGCCCGCGCAGCAGCTTCCGATCCAGCCCCAGCAGGTCCAGCGTCTTGACCGCGACCAGCAGCGCGAGCGTCGAGTCGAGCCCGCCGGAGACCCCCAGGTGGAGCGTCGTCCCGGCCGGCAGCCGCTCCACCCGCTTGGCCAGGCCGGCGACCTGGATCTCGAAGATCTCGGCGCATCGGCGCTTCAGCTCGGGGCCGCTCTCGGGGACGAACGGCGCGGCGGGCACGAATCGCTTCAGGTCCGCGGGCTCGCTCAGGCTCAGGCCCGTCGGGATGCGGCGGAAGGGCCGCGCCAGGCCGAAGGGCGCCTCGAACGTCGCCTCCGAACGGCGCTGGAACGTCACCCGGGCGACGTCCACGTCGCGCTCGATCCAGTACGACCCGCGCTCCACCGTCCGGCCGTCCCCCACCCGGCGGGACTCCTCCAGCAACCGGCCGTTCTCGGCGATCAGGCAGTGGCCGCCGAAGACCAGGTCGGTCGTCGATTCGGTCGGGCCGGAGCCGGCGTAGGCGTACGCGGCGAGGCAGCGGCCGGACTGGCCGACGACGAGGTCGGTCCGGTACGCGCTCTTGCCGATCGTCTCGTTGCTGGCCGAGAGGTTGAGCAGCAAGGTCGCCCCCGCCAGCGCCTGGAAGGAGCTGGGGGGGATCGGCAGCCAGAGGTCCTCGCAGATCTCGACCCCGATCACCGCGTCGCGCCCGGCCTCGCCGGCGCCCTCGGCCTGGAACAGCAGGTCGATCCCGAACGGCGTCGGGCGGCCCAGGACCTCGACCTCCGCCGGCTCGGCCCCGGTCGCGGGACGGAACCAGCGGCGCTCGTAGAATTCCTTGTAATTCGGGATGTGCTGCTTGGGGACGATCCCCCGCACGCCGCCGCCGTCGACCACCGCCGCGACGTTGTAGAGGTGCGGCCCGACCCCCAGCGGGAGCCCGACCACCACCACCCGCGGCTTCCCCGCGTTGGCCTCGACGACCGCCGCCAGCGCGTCGAGCGCGGCATTCAGCAGGGTCGGCTGGTGGAAGAGGTCGGCGCAGGTGTAGCCGGTGAGGCAAAGCTCGGGGAAGACGGCGACGTCGCAGCCTTCCAGCCGCTCCAGGACGCCGACGACCTCGCGGGCGTTGGCCGCCGGGTCCCCCACCGAAGTCCGGATCGATGCGCAAGCGACGCGGACCATACCGAATACGTTCATGTCTTTCCCATCGCGTCGCGGACTGCCGATTGACCGGGCCTCTGCATCGAGAGTAAAACAGGACGGCCCGGGCGGCAATGCAAGTCGGTCGACTCGCCGCTCCGGCGTCGAGCCCCACGGCCCCCCGTCGCGACGATCCGAAGTCCAGGTCATGCCGCGCGAGCCCTCGTCGGCCGCTTTCGACGAACCATTCGGGGACGGACTCATGCTGAGCTTTTCGCGTCGATCGTTCCTCGCGGCGTGCCTCGCGTCGACGGCGGCCCTGGCGTTCGGGCAGGCGCCCGTCGGCCAGGCGCGCAAGCCGTTCGCCAAGCCGGGGACGCCCCGCAAGGCCGAGCGGATCCGGTCGTACGACGTCAAGCACATCCGGGCCGACCTGAAGCTCGACCTGGAGAAAGGGACGATCGCCGGGACGGTCGCGCACACCATCGCCCCGCTGCACGCGCCCCTGGCGAGGCTGGAACTCGACTGCGGACCCAGGCTCAAGGTTGAGCGCGCGACCCTGGGCGCGGCGGGCGTCGAGCTCCCCTTCGAGCATAAAGGGGAGACACTGGCGATCACGATCGAGCCCCCGAGGCCGGCGGGCGAGGAGTTCGTGACGACGATCGCGTACTCCGGCGCGACCGAGCAGGGGCTCCACTTCATCCCCCCCGACGCCGTCAACCCCGACCGCCCCCGCGCCGCCTGGACCCAGGGCGAGGCCGAGGAGACCCGCTACTGGCTCCCCTGCTACGACTCCCCCAACGACCCGGCGACCACCGAGATGGTCGTCACCGTCGCCAGGCCCTACTCGGTCGTCTCCAACGGCGCCCTCGCCGAGACGACGGAGAACCCCGACGGCACCCGCACGTTCCACTGGAAGATGGAGCAGCCCCACTCCAGCTACCTGATCACCATCGCCGCCTCGGAATTCAACACCTTCCGCGACCACGTCGGCGACCTCCCCGTCGAGTACCACGTCCTCAAGAACGTCGACGAGGAGACCGCCAGGCGGTTCATGGGCAAGACGCCCCGCATGATCGAATTCTTCAGCGAGGCGACCGGCCAGCCCTATCCCTACCCCAAGTACGCGCAGGTCTGCCTCCCCGAGTTCAACGGCGGCATGGAGAACACCTCGGCCACCTCGATGACCGACGACGCCCTGCTGGACCGCCTGGAAGCCCAGGAACGCGACATGGACGGCCTGGTGGCGCACGAGCTGGCCCACCAGTGGTTCGGCGACCTGATGACCTGCAAGGACTGGTCCCACCTCTGGCTCAACGAGGGCTTCGCCTCCTACTTCGACCCCCTCTTCGCCGAGCACGAGCTGGGCGACGACGAGTTCCGGCTTCAGATGCGAGCGGCGCAGCAAGGCTACCTCGGCGCCGACCGCATGTACCGCCGGCCGATCGTCGAGCCCCGCTACGAGAACCCGATCCAGCTCTTCGACGGCATGTCGTACGCCAAGGGAGCCAGCGTCCTGCACGCGCTCCGGGGGACGGTGGGCGACGAGGGCTGGTGGAAGGGGATCAAACGATACGTGGCGGCGAACAAGTTCCGCAACGTCGAGTCCGACGACCTCCGCAAGGCCTTCGAGGCGGCGACCGGCAAGGACCTGGGCTGGTTCTTCGACCAGTGGGTCTACAAGGCCGGCCACCCCGAGCTGAAGGCGTCGTGGCGATATGAGCCCGAGGACGCGACCGTCCGGCTCAAGGTCGAGCAGGTCCAGAAGCTCGACGAGCAGACCCCCCTGTTCCGCCTGCCGACGACCGTCGAGATCGTCGAGGCCCCCGGCCGCTCGAAGTCGGTCGCGATCGTCGTCGACGGCCCGACGCACGAGTTCGTGATCCCGGCCGGGGCCGAGCCGAAGGCCGTCCTGCTCGACCCCCAGGGCTGGATCCCCAAGGAGCTGATGTTCGAGCGGCCGGTGGCCGAGAACCTGTTCCTGCTCGAACATGGCCCCAACGTGCTGGCCCGGCTCGACGCGGCCGAGGCCCTCGCGAAGAAGGTCGCCGATCATCCCGAGGCCAGGACCGCGCTGGCCGCCGCATGGTCGAAGGAGAAGCGGCCGGACGCGGCGGTGAAGCTGCTGGAGACGCTGAAGGCGGGCGACGAAGCCAACCGCGCGACCCTGGTCTCGGCGGCCGAATCCCCCGAGGCCCGCGTCCGCGCGGCGGCCGTCCGAGGTCTGGCCGCGCTCCCCCGCGACGACGCCTCCGAAGCCCTGCTGCGGGAGGTCTGGAACGACCCCGAGGCCCCGTACGGGGCGCGCCGGGCGGCGCTTCGCGGGCTGGTGACGTGGAAAGTCGCCGACGCCGAGAAGCTCGCCGACGCGGCGCTCGACCTGGTGGACGGCCGGCACGTCCTGGCCGCGACGGCCCTCGGCCTGGCGCTCGAACAGCCCGGCGCCCGCGCCCGCGAGTTGGCCGCCGCCTATCTCGCGCCCGGCCGTCCCCCCCGGCTCCGCTACGCCGCGCTCCAGGCGATGGAGTCGCTCGCCAAGGACGACGCCGGGCTCCAGGACCTGATCGTCCCCCTGGCCGAAGACGCCGACCGCGGCATCCGCACCCGCGCCTGGGGCCTGATCCGCACGCACCGGATCCAGAAGGCCCTGCCGGTCCTGGAGAACCGCCTCAAGATCGAGGACTTCGGCTTCAACGCCGGCGCCCGCAACATCCTGGAAGCGGCCCTCAAGGCCCTGAAAGAGGCCGGGCCCGAGGCCGTCAAGGCCCCGACCCCGCCCGCTGCCGCAGCCGCCCCTGCGCCCGCCCCGGAGCCCTGGGCCGAGATCCAGAAGCAGGTCGACGAGCTGGAGCGTCAGCTTCGCGAGTTGCGGAAGAAGATCGAGGAGCGAAAGGCCGGGTGAGGCCGTCTCGAACGGCGGCCGGCCTGCGGCCCGCTCACTCGCCGAACGGCGAGAGCGTGGGCCCGCCGGGGTTCACCGGATGCTCCGGCTCGGGGGCCGGCGAACCGACCGTGCCGACCTGGTCGGGGTCGACGGCGATGCCGGGGCTGGGCTCCAGCACGGGTGCCGAGGGGAGCCGGACGTCGCCCATCCGGCGGTCGAAGCGCCTGGGGCCCGTGCAGCCCGAGGCCAGGGCGAGCGCGATCAACAACGCGGTTGTACGGAACAGGCACGTCATCCCGGTCTCCTCCTTGAAGGGGTCAGACGGATTTCTCGCCGCCCGGACCGGCTAGAATAGCGGGATCGCGATTTCCGCCTAGTCGAAATCCCCTCAAGTCCGCGACGCGGTCGACCGACACGCCCCGAATCGAGAGGAGGAGAAGCTCATGAGCACGCCCCCGGACCCCGCCGACGCCTGGCCGTTCACCGAGCCCCCCGACGACGACGTCGTCACCCTCGACCGGATCGTCCGCGGCGAGTCCCCCATCCTCCTGGCCGCCCGCGACGACGACGGCTGGCAGTTCCTGGACGGCGAGCACGTCTTCGAGGAAGACGGCGAGGTCGTCCTCTTCGGCGAGATCCTCCAGTTCGATCCCTCCCTGGCGGAACTGGCCGATCTCCCCATCGGCTGGCACGCCCGACGCCCGACCGTCGACTCCCCCTGGCAGCGCGCCGAGGGCGAGCCGGAGCCCTGACCGCCGGGTCGATCGAGGCCCCGGATCGAGATCCGACATCTCTTGCGCAATCTTCCGGCGGCCTTAATCCAGACTTCACAATCCTCCCCGATAATCCCAGGCGATGAGGCGATCCGGGATGGAGCCCGAGGCCAGGGCGGGCGTGCCTCCGGTCCGCAAGGGTTCGTCGCGAGTGCGTCGTCCGGTCGGGGGGGGGGCGTGAAGAGGATTTGAACATCTTGAGATTTTCGAAGATCGGCGGGAGAGGGATCCCCGCATGGCTGGTCGCCGCCGCCCTGGCGGGCGGTTGCGGCGACGAGGCCGGGCCGCCCCGCGAGGCGGTCTCCGGCAAGGTGACCTACGACGGCAAGCCGGTGGAGCGCGGCTCGATCCAGTTCCTGCCGAAACAGGCCGCCGAAAGCGGCGGGGCCTGGGGTTCGATCGTGGACGGGGCGTACGCCATCCCGGCCTCGGACGGCCCGGTCGCCGGCGAATACGCGGTCTCGATCACCTCCGCCCCGGAGGCGTCCGACGCGGCCGACGCCCTCCCCGGCGACGACTCCGGCGCGGTCGCCGGCGACGTGATCCCCGAGGACTACAACCTCAAGACGACCCTCACGGCGACCGTCGAGCCGGGGAAGGCGAACACCGCCGACTTCGACCTGGCCCGCAAGGCCGCCCCCCGCAAAGGGCGGCGCCCCTGACCCCCGTCGGGCGCCTCCCCACATGCCCCGCATACCCACGAACACCGCAACCCGAGAGGATTCCGTTTCCGATGGATGAGAGAACGAAGCGGCGCGGCTTCACGCTGATCGAGCTGCTGGTGGTGATCGCGATCATCGCCGTCCTGATCGCCCTGCTGCTCCCGGCCGTCCAGTCCGCCCGCGAGGCCGCGCGACGGATGCAGTGCGCCAACAACCTGAAGCAGATCGGCCTGGGGATGGCGAACTACGAGAGCACCTACGGCAGCCTCCCGGCCGGCATCAAGGGCTGCTGCTGGGGGACCTGGATCGTGTTCGTCCTCCCCGCGATGGAGCAGACCGCGGCCTTCAACGGCTGGAATTTCAACGGCGACAACTCGGCCAACGGCGCGGCGACCGGCGCCGGGGCGACGGCCCTCCGCTACGGCGGGGCGGCCAACACGACGATCTCGCGGACCCTCTTCAGCGTCTACCTCTGCCCCAGCGACCAGCCGGCGAAGCCCCGCGAGCAGATCCCGTCGTTCAACTACGCCGCGAACTTCGGCAACACGACCTTCTACCAGCTGGCGACGACCGGCTCGGGCGCGGACCTCGTGACCTTCCAGAAGGCGCCGTTCACCGACATGTGGCCCCCCACGGCCGTCAACGGCGGCCCCAAGGGCTACACAGTCTCGCAATACGGCACCGTGGGGCTCTCGGCGATCACCGACGGCACCAGCAACACGATGCTCATCTCCGAGATCGTCCAGGGCCAGCAGCCCAACGACCTCCGCGGCTTCGTCCACTGGGGCTACGCCGCCGCCTTCGAGACCACCCTCGCCCCCAACAGCCGCCTCCCTGACGTCCTCTGGTCCAACTATTGCGACCCGAACAATCGCGGCTCGTCCCCGCCTTGCATCATCCAGCCGCTGGCGCGGAACACCGTCCTGGGCTCCCGAAGCCGCCACCCCGGCGGCGTCAACAGCGTCTTCGCGGACGGCCACGTCGCGTTCGTGAAGGATTCCATCAGCCTGCCGGTCTGGCGCGGGCTGGGCTCCATCGCCGGCGGCGAGGTCCTCAGCTCGGACGCGTACTGACCCCCCGGAACGCCCCCAGACCTTCCCTCGCGGCGCCGCGCCCAGCCCGGGCGGCGCCGCGTCCTTGCGCCGGTCCCTTGCCTCCGACCGCCCCGACGGTTTCCTCGCCGCTCGGATCGGCTAGAAGGCCGGGATCGCGATTCCCGACCTCCCCGTCGGCTGGCGCGCCCGACGCCCGACCGTCGATCGGCGAAGGACGGCCAGGTTCAGGCGAGCGGGCGACGCGGCTTCATGAGGCCCCCGCCGACGGCCGCGGCGGCGATCGCGGCGAGGGCGAGGGAGGACGGCTCGGGGACGATCGTCCCCGTCAGGGAGAAGGCCGCGTTGAAGGTCCTCCCCTGCCCTTCGATGTCCGTCCCGACCCGCAGCCAGTCGGGCGCGAGGGCCTCGTTGCGGATCCAGGTCTGAAGGTCGGGCGCGAACGGCGTGCCCGGCGCGACGATCGGCCTCGGGGCCGAGAGCCAGTAGAACTGCTGATCCGCGCCGCTCATGAGCACCTGCGTCACCAGGAAGTAATGGCCGGCGTCCAGCGTGATCGGGACCGTCAGCGCCACGTCGAACAGGGTTTCCGCGCCGGTGACCGCGCCATCGCCGCCGGTCGTCACGCCGGGGAGCGGGTGGATGCCGTTCAGGACGGAATTGCCGGCCGTGAACGACGAGGCCAGCACCGTCGAGCCGAACGTCAGGCCCCCCGACGTGGAGTCGCGCGAGGTGAACGCGACGTCGGAGGGCGAATTGACCCGGGTCGGGACGTTCCCGGACGGCGGGTCGGTGGAGTCCAGTGG includes:
- a CDS encoding NAD(+) synthase codes for the protein MNVFGMVRVACASIRTSVGDPAANAREVVGVLERLEGCDVAVFPELCLTGYTCADLFHQPTLLNAALDALAAVVEANAGKPRVVVVGLPLGVGPHLYNVAAVVDGGGVRGIVPKQHIPNYKEFYERRWFRPATGAEPAEVEVLGRPTPFGIDLLFQAEGAGEAGRDAVIGVEICEDLWLPIPPSSFQALAGATLLLNLSASNETIGKSAYRTDLVVGQSGRCLAAYAYAGSGPTESTTDLVFGGHCLIAENGRLLEESRRVGDGRTVERGSYWIERDVDVARVTFQRRSEATFEAPFGLARPFRRIPTGLSLSEPADLKRFVPAAPFVPESGPELKRRCAEIFEIQVAGLAKRVERLPAGTTLHLGVSGGLDSTLALLVAVKTLDLLGLDRKLLRGLTMPGFGTTSRTRTNAVDLMEHLGVSSEAIDIAPLALRTFQDLGHSPFGIDVRGLDVAAFREALHDVPEDRRKDLVFENVQARLRTFLLMSRGFVVGTGDLSEMALGWSTYNADHMSMYNPNCSIPKTLVRFLVMYVAQHEFPEGPARDTLTSIAETTISPELLPPSRRGEILQSTEDALGPYELHDFFLYHLVRVGCTPEKILFLSRFAPFSKAYAPELVAKTLKTFLSRFFAQQYKRSCVPDGPKVGTVSLSPRGDWRMPSDADADAWLRWARD
- a CDS encoding M1 family aminopeptidase, with translation MLSFSRRSFLAACLASTAALAFGQAPVGQARKPFAKPGTPRKAERIRSYDVKHIRADLKLDLEKGTIAGTVAHTIAPLHAPLARLELDCGPRLKVERATLGAAGVELPFEHKGETLAITIEPPRPAGEEFVTTIAYSGATEQGLHFIPPDAVNPDRPRAAWTQGEAEETRYWLPCYDSPNDPATTEMVVTVARPYSVVSNGALAETTENPDGTRTFHWKMEQPHSSYLITIAASEFNTFRDHVGDLPVEYHVLKNVDEETARRFMGKTPRMIEFFSEATGQPYPYPKYAQVCLPEFNGGMENTSATSMTDDALLDRLEAQERDMDGLVAHELAHQWFGDLMTCKDWSHLWLNEGFASYFDPLFAEHELGDDEFRLQMRAAQQGYLGADRMYRRPIVEPRYENPIQLFDGMSYAKGASVLHALRGTVGDEGWWKGIKRYVAANKFRNVESDDLRKAFEAATGKDLGWFFDQWVYKAGHPELKASWRYEPEDATVRLKVEQVQKLDEQTPLFRLPTTVEIVEAPGRSKSVAIVVDGPTHEFVIPAGAEPKAVLLDPQGWIPKELMFERPVAENLFLLEHGPNVLARLDAAEALAKKVADHPEARTALAAAWSKEKRPDAAVKLLETLKAGDEANRATLVSAAESPEARVRAAAVRGLAALPRDDASEALLREVWNDPEAPYGARRAALRGLVTWKVADAEKLADAALDLVDGRHVLAATALGLALEQPGARARELAAAYLAPGRPPRLRYAALQAMESLAKDDAGLQDLIVPLAEDADRGIRTRAWGLIRTHRIQKALPVLENRLKIEDFGFNAGARNILEAALKALKEAGPEAVKAPTPPAAAAAPAPAPEPWAEIQKQVDELERQLRELRKKIEERKAG
- a CDS encoding DUF1559 domain-containing protein — encoded protein: MDERTKRRGFTLIELLVVIAIIAVLIALLLPAVQSAREAARRMQCANNLKQIGLGMANYESTYGSLPAGIKGCCWGTWIVFVLPAMEQTAAFNGWNFNGDNSANGAATGAGATALRYGGAANTTISRTLFSVYLCPSDQPAKPREQIPSFNYAANFGNTTFYQLATTGSGADLVTFQKAPFTDMWPPTAVNGGPKGYTVSQYGTVGLSAITDGTSNTMLISEIVQGQQPNDLRGFVHWGYAAAFETTLAPNSRLPDVLWSNYCDPNNRGSSPPCIIQPLARNTVLGSRSRHPGGVNSVFADGHVAFVKDSISLPVWRGLGSIAGGEVLSSDAY
- a CDS encoding PEP-CTERM sorting domain-containing protein produces the protein MRVWLRMLAAVLVVGSVGSPARAGDFSFSTGDPDGLMAMASRPAGAGGEEIETGDDFILDQATRLTSLSFTGLLTGGATTADVSQVVVEIYRVFPLDSTDPPSGNVPTRVNSPSDVAFTSRDSTSGGLTFGSTVLASSFTAGNSVLNGIHPLPGVTTGGDGAVTGAETLFDVALTVPITLDAGHYFLVTQVLMSGADQQFYWLSAPRPIVAPGTPFAPDLQTWIRNEALAPDWLRVGTDIEGQGRTFNAAFSLTGTIVPEPSSLALAAIAAAAVGGGLMKPRRPLA